A section of the Camelus dromedarius isolate mCamDro1 chromosome 14, mCamDro1.pat, whole genome shotgun sequence genome encodes:
- the TACSTD2 gene encoding tumor-associated calcium signal transducer 2 encodes MVRGPGLALPSPSLLPLLLLLVAVMGHAAAQNNCTCPTNKMTVCDWSGPGGRCLCRALGSGLEVDCSTLTSKCLLLKARMSAPKSGRALVRPSEYALLDNDGLYDPDCDHQGRFKARQCNQTSVCWCVNSVGVRRTDKGDLSLRCDELVRTYHILIDLRHRPATRAFNHSDLDAELRRIFRERYRLSPRFLAAVHYEHPTIQIELRQNASQKAPGDVDIADAAYYFERDVKGESLFPGQGGLDVRVRGEPLLVERTLIYYLDEKPPQFSMKRLTGGLIAVIVVVVVALVAGVAVLVITNRRRSGKYKKVEIKELGEMRKQPSL; translated from the coding sequence ATGGTCCGGGGCCCCGGCCTCGCGCTGCCATCGCCGTCGCTGCTGccgctgctcctgctgctggtgGCGGTGATGGGCCACGCGGCCGCGCAGAATAACTGCACATGCCCCACCAACAAGATGACCGTGTGCGACTGGAGCGGCCCGGGCGGCCGCTGCCTGTGCCGCGCGCTCGGCTCGGGCCTGGAGGTCGACTGCTCCACGCTGACGTCCAAGTGCCTCCTGCTCAAGGCCCGCATGAGCGCCCCCAAGAGCGGCCGCGCGCTGGTGCGGCCGAGCGAGTACGCGCTCTTGGACAACGACGGCCTGTACGACCCCGACTGTGACCACCAGGGCCGCTTCAAGGCGCGCCAGTGCAACCAGACGTCTGTGTGCTGGTGCGTGAACTCGGTGGGCGTGCGCCGCACCGACAAGGGCGACCTGAGCCTGCGCTGCGACGAGCTGGTGCGCACCTACCACATCCTCATCGACCTGCGCCACCGCCCGGCCACCCGCGCCTTCAACCACTCGGACCTGGACGCCGAGCTGCGGCGGATCTTCCGGGAGCGCTACCGGCTGTCCCCCAGGTTCCTAGCGGCCGTGCACTACGAGCACCCCACCATCCAGATCGAGCTGCGGCAGAACGCGTCGCAGAAGGCCCCCGGCGATGTGGACATCGCCGACGCCGCCTACTACTTCGAGAGGGACGTCAAGGGCGAGTCGCTGTTCCCCGGCCAAGGCGGCCTCGACGTGCGCGTTCGCGGAGAGCCCCTGCTGGTGGAGCGAACGCTCATCTACTACCTGGACGAGAAGCCCCCCCAGTTCTCCATGAAGCGCCTCACCGGAGGCCTCATCGCCGTcatcgtggtggtggtggtggccctAGTCGCCGGGGTGGCCGTCCTGGTGATCACCAACAGGAGGAGGTCGGGGAAGTACAAGAAGGTGGAGATCAAGGAACTGGGGGAGATGAGAAAGCAACCGAGCTTGTAG